One genomic segment of Arachis duranensis cultivar V14167 chromosome 4, aradu.V14167.gnm2.J7QH, whole genome shotgun sequence includes these proteins:
- the LOC107486515 gene encoding probable tRNA (guanine(26)-N(2))-dimethyltransferase 1 isoform X2, which yields MSIAVLRTFISKRKEEHEANLPKKAKRAPKVSESDASEPAKEDVPHASPPEDCRDNGECEDGNGMALDEPHKTAEEQVKSSEECNGEGESMSNADGKVQRELKPPRVLEALSASGLRALRYAREVEGIGQVVALDNDQASVDACRRNIKFNGSVACSKVESHLADAPVYMLTHPKEFDVVDLDPCGSPSVFLDSAVQSVADGGMLMCTATDMAVLWGEMGRYGSYPPRGKYCHEMALRILLASIEVITNFHMPPHLSSMNLQ from the exons ATGTCAATTGCTGTTTTGAGAACTTTTATATCCAAACGTAAGGAAGAACATGAAGCAAATTTGCCCAAGAAAGCTAAAAGAGCTCCAAAAGTATCTGAAAGTGATGCTTCTGAACCTGCCAAGGAGGATGTCCCTCATGCATCTCCACCTGAAGATTGTAGAGATAATGGCGAATGTGAAGATGGGAATGGAATGGCTCTTGATGAACCGCACAAAACAGCAGAGGAGCAAGTCAAGAGCTCTGAAGAATGCAACGGGGAAGGGGAGTCAATGAGTAATGCAGATGGAAAAGTTCAGAGGGAACTGAAGCCACCAAGAGTTCTAGAG GCATTGTCTGCTTCTGGATTAAGGGCCCTTAGGTATGCTCGTGAAGTGGAAGGAATTGGTCAGGTGGTTGCTCTGGACAACGATCAAG CTTCTGTTGACGCTTGCAGAAGGAACATCAAATTCAATGGTTCAGTAGCGTGTTCAAAAGTTGAGTCTCATCTTGCTGATGCTCCTGTATATATGCTAACCCACCCCAAAGAATTCGACGTG gTTGATCTTGATCCTTGTGGTTCACCTTCCGTGTTCCTGGATTCAGCAGTTCAATCTGTTGCTGATGGAGGTATGCTGATGTGTACGGCAACAGATATGGCAGTGCTCTGGGGGGAAATGGGGAG ATATGGTTCATATCCGCCGAGAGGAAAATATTGCCATGAAATGGCTTTGAGAATCCTTCTCGCTTCCATTGAG GTTATCACCAACTTTCACATGCCACCACATCTTAGCAGCATGAATCTCCAATGA
- the LOC107486225 gene encoding uncharacterized protein LOC107486225, with the protein MASEESFLVLVHYRGSIKRKTRSGVKFTDKDPLCIIVTPTTTYDALVSSVLEKLGLEGVKRVKKFFYRIPTAVLHDTVKFDCFTIGSEEDLQVMFLSRRQFPEVRTPELLAKLVDVVSSSGGSNRNATTIAAVAGSSSRPAVASSSAPVYEPPMQPVASPSFAVDLSANVGDEVRYGEHIPTEVHCPTPAGVSDGLFDDPDDDEVEPDMIADESGDDVGTTIPRRATGGSSFGTQQYPPHFSSLDLGAMRQVENALQPSGFGARDTEGSAGMNEFQVGQQFQDKDEALLSVKTYSIRRGVQYKVVESDYRRYVGKCSEFGNGYTWLIRLSLRQRKGIWEVKRYNGPHICLASSISSDHRSLDYHVISTFIMPMVRADAAVNIKVLQNATAAHFGFRPTYRRVWMAKQKAVAVIYGDWDESYNELPRRVLGVQLTMPGTVAVLRTCPVRVGGQVDESQVYFHRLFWTFPPCIQAFRHCKPLVSIDGTHLYGKYGGTLLVAIAQDGNSNILPVAFALVEGENAESWSFFLSHLREHVTPQPGLLVISDRHNGIKAALEAPDGGWLLSAAFRAFCIRHVAANFALTFKGKDARRLFVNTAYAKTEVEFDYWFDILRSENPAMCDWANRIDYSLWTQYCDGGRRFGHMTTNISECVNSILKEVRNLPVCSLVKATYGRLAELFVRKGREAEAQMGTGQQFSQYLVKCIEANLRTARHFTVTVYDRDNSEYTVAETTPTGSFSLGTYRVSLGSKTCDCGYFQALHFPCPHALACCAYSRLTWHPYVHEVYRLSSVFGVYQMGFAPPIPEGFWPPYAGPTVIPDPSMRRAREGRPRSTRIRTNMDEADPNRPKRCGLCRQPGHTRRSCPQAAGPSGIAGNQ; encoded by the coding sequence atggctagtgaggagagttttcTAGTTCTGGTACATTACAGAGGGTCGATTAAGAGAAAAACTCGGTCCGGCGTGAAGTTCACTGATAAAGATCCCCTATGTATTATTGTGACGCCGACAACCACCTACGATGCTCTTGTTAGCTCTGTGCTGGAGAAGCTTGGTCTTGAAGGAGTTAAAAGGGTCAAGAAGTTTTTCTACCGCATTCCAACAGCGGTGCTCCATGACACCGTGAAGTTTGATTGTTTCACAATCGGTAGTGAGGAGGACTTGCAGGTTATGTTTCTCTCTCGTCGGCAGTTTCCCGAGGTAAGGACACCTGAGCTGTTGGCAAAGTTGGTTGATGTGGTATCTAGCTCGGGTGGTTCGAACCGGAATGCCACTACTATAGCCGCGGTTGCCGGCTCGAGCTCGAGACCTGCTGTTGCTTCATCCTCTGCTCCTGTGTATGAGCCACCGATGCAGCCTGTTGCGTCCCCTTCGTTTGCCGTTGATCTGAGCGCCAATGTTGGAGACGAGGTTCGGTATGGGGAACATATTCCCACCGAGGTACATTGTCCCACACCGGCTGGTGTTAGTGATGGTTTGTTTGATGATCCAGATGACGATGAGGTTGAGCCGGATATGATCGCTGATGAAAGCGGCGATGATGTTGGAACTACTATTCCGAGAAGGGCTACAGGTGGATCTAGTTTTGGGACACAGCAGTATCCACCCCATTTTTCCTCGTTGGACCTTGGTGCCATGCGGCAGGTGGAAAACGCTCTGCAGCCCTCAGGATTTGGCGCTAGAGACACCGAGGGGTCTGCCGGTATGAACGAGTTCCAGGTTGGCCAACAATTTCAGGATAAAGATGAGGCGCTGTTGAGTGTGAAGACGTACAGTATCCGCCGAGGGGTCCAGTACAAGGTCGTTGAGTCTGACTACCGCAGGTATGTGGGAAAGTGTTCTGAGTTTGGGAATGGGTACACATGGCTAATTCGGTTGAGTCTCCGACAGCGGAAGGGTATATGGGAAGTGAAGCGATACAACGGACCGCATATATGTCTTGCCAGCTCCATCTCTAGCGACCATAGGAGTCTGGACTACCATGTCATATCCACCTTCATTATGCCGATGGTTAGGGCTGATGCAGCTGTGAACATCAAGGTGCTTCAAAATGCCACGGCCGCACACTTTGGGTTCAGGCCTACGTACAGGAGGGTATGGATGGCGAAGCAGAAGGCCGTTGCCGTCATATATGGGGACTGGGACGAGTCGTACAATGAGCTCCCTAGGCGGGTTTTAGGAGTTCAGCTGACAATGCCTGGCACTGTAGCCGTCCTCAGGACTTGCCCTGTTCGAGTTGGGGGACAGGTTGACGAGTCTCAGGTTTATTTTCATAGGCTGTTCTGGACTTTCCCCCCGTGTATCCAGGCATTCCGTCATTGCAAGCCTTTGGTCAGTATTGATGGCACCCATCTATATGGGAAGTATGGGGGAACACTGCTAGTCGCCATTGCACAGGACGGAAACTCGAACATCCTCCCCGTGGCATTTGCACTAGTTGAGGGTGAGAATGCTGAGTCAtggtctttctttctttcccacCTCCGTGAGCACGTGACACCTCAGCCGGGTCTGTTAGttatttcagataggcataacGGCATCAAGGCAGCACTCGAGGCTCCGGATGGGGGATGGTTACTCTCTGCTGCGTTCCGGGCGTTCTGTATTCGACACGTTGCAGCAAACTTTGCCTTGACGTTCAAGGGAAAAGATGCCCGGAGGCTTTTTGTTAACACCGCATATGCGAAGACCGAGGTGGAGTTCGACTACTGGTTTGACATTCTGCGCTCTGAGAATCCGGCAATGTGTGACTGGGCGAACCGAATCGATTACTCGTTGTGGACACAGTACTGTGATGGGGGTCGGAGATTTGGGCACATGACGACCAACATTTCGGAATGTGTCAACTCAATCCTGAAGGAGGTTAGAAACCTCCCTGTTTGCTCGCTGGTGAAGGCCACATACGGAAGGCTAGCTGAGCTATTTGTCCGTAAGGGTAGGGAGGCCGAGGCTCAGATGGGTACTGGACAACAATTCAGTCAATACCTAGTAAAGTGTATCGAGGCCAACCTGAGGACAGCCAGGCACTTCACGGTGACTGTTTATGACAGGGATAACTCGGAGTACACCGTTGCTGAGACGACTCCGACAGGTTCATTCTCTCTTGGTACGTACAGGGTCTCATTAGGGTCTAAGACTTGTGATTGTGGATACTTCCAAGCACTTCATTTTCCCTGTCCGCACGCACTGGCATGCTGTGCTTATTCACGGCTTACATGGCACCCTTACGTCCACGAGGTATATCGCCTTAGTTCCGTTTTCGGTGTCTATCAGATGGGATTTGCCCCTCCCATTCCAGAGGGTTTCTGGCCACCTTATGCCGGGCCTACCGTTATACCGGATCCGAGTATGAGGCGTGCGAGGGAGGGTCGTCCTAGATCCACAAGAATTCGCACCAACATGGATGAAGCAGATCCGAACCGGCCAAAGAGATGTGGCCTCTGCAGGCAGCCAGGTCACACCAGGCGTAGTTGTCCACAAGCCGCAGGCCCCAGCGGGATTGCTGGAAATCAGTAG
- the LOC107486167 gene encoding LOW QUALITY PROTEIN: probable endo-1,3(4)-beta-glucanase ARB_01444 (The sequence of the model RefSeq protein was modified relative to this genomic sequence to represent the inferred CDS: inserted 1 base in 1 codon) produces MRDYKCERECKIGFHVLPLLPITEFLFSNVDFVKDLVKWSPSLYTVRDGWMGFVYALEGIYNNQVALDKIRSLKRFDAGNTLSNLLWLRFWDEWFQEMVLEFQIRKVRTLLDDEQPFLFPLTNSKVLPDPSKFFSENLLSSPYSFCQNFVLNDGNIQEYIHPYLIKPSDSSVSLCYPSLFVSSHSIHQVFTPDLTISTPKDSQSRHVISSFSDFSVTLEFPSSNLTFFLVRGSPYVTVSLSQHESLSITSIHKISSFSSNASPNKYTLQLENGQKWLIYTSSPTIFSFSFDMKLAFSNISSGEAPVMVRIAVMPDLSSENEAVLDRYSSCYPLSGDALFTKPYCVEYKWQKKGLGNLLMLAHPLHLQLLSKDEGNVSVLKHFKYRSIDGDLVGVVGDSWMLEAEHVPVTWHSTRGVNQAYYDEIKQALCRDVGALCSSKIANTSSSCYGKSIARAARFAMIAEEVGFLDLISLVKKFLKETIQPWLDGTFRENGFLYEKQRGGLITKSGADSSGAECGFGVYNLHHVQLGNFVYGIAVLAKIDPNWXKKYRSEAYSLMEDFMNLGGKDSKSKYTRLRCFDLFMLHSWDSGLEDSDVGRFQLISGEAVNAYYSAALMGLAYNDANLVAIGSTLAALEIHAAQMWGHLKRDDEKFEEFTKENRLMELVGVLWSNKRDRGLWFAPPAWKEFRLGIQLLPLVPVSEFLFSNKSFVKVVVKWTMPALDRDVVEGGWKRFLYALQGVYDNESALEKIRSLKDFDNSRGSSFDDDATDLAVAISFFVIGMIVRYNRILDSFQIEKNLTENDLYPNPGPVNHRILLGNNLIPQNIAKNTNRSTNMLENLKVIGEAEEAEKKKDKFSRNFPILRKSLKNRQKTAT; encoded by the exons ATGCGCGATTATAAATGTGAGAGGGAGTGTAAGATTGGGTTTCATGTTTTACCCTTATTGCCTATTACTGAGTTCTTATTCTCCAATGTTGATTTTGTTAAGGACCTTGTGAAGTGGTCACCATCTCTGTATACAGTAAGAGACGGATGGATGGGGTTTGTGTATGCACTTGAAGGAATTTATAACAATCAAGTTGCATTGGACAAGATTAGAAGCTTAAAGCGTTTTGATGCTGGCAACACATTGAGCAATCTCTTGTG GTtacgcttttgggatgagtggtttcaGGAAATGGTATTAGAGTTCCAGATTCGGAAagttcgaaccttg TTAGATGATGAACAACCTTTTCTCTTCCCACTAACAAACTCCAAAGTGCTCCCTGACCCTTCAAAGTTCTTCTCTGAAAatcttctctcttctccataCTCATTCTGCCAGAACTTCGTCCTCAACGATGGCAACATACAAGAGTACATTCATCCTTATCTCATCAAACCCTCTGATTCCTCTGTTTCTCTCTGCTACCCTTCTCTCTTTGTCTCCTCTCATTCCATCCACCAAGTCTTCACTCCTGATCTTACTATCTCTACCCCAAAAGATTCTCAATCCCGCCATGTTATATCTTCCTTCAGTGATTTCAGTGTCACTCTTGAGTTTCCTTCTTCCAATCTCACTTTCTTCCTTGTTAGGGGAAGCCCTTATGTTACCGTTTCTCTGTCACAACATGAATCTCTTTCCATAACCTCCATCCATAaaatctcttctttttcttcaaatgCTTCACCAAATAAGTATACTCTTCAGCTTGAGAATGGTCAGAAATGGCTTATCTATACTTCTTCACCAACCATATTTAGTTTTAGCTTTGACATGAAACTCGCTTTCTCCAACATTTCTTCTGGTGAGGCTCCTGTGATGGTTCGGATTGCAGTTATGCCAGATTTAAGCTCAGAAAACGAGGCTGTTCTTGACAGGTACAGCTCTTGCTACCCTCTTtctggagatgctttgttcacTAAGCCATATTGTGTTGAATACAAATGGCAGAAGAAAGGGCTTGGTAATTTGTTGATGTTAGCTCACCCTCTTCATCTTCAGCTTTTGTCCAAAGATGAGGGTAATGTGAGTGTTCTTAAACATTTTAAGTATCGAAGTATTGATGGGGACCTTGTTGGCGTTGTTGGAGATTCATGGATGTTGGAAGCAGAACATGTTCCTGTAACTTGGCACTCTACTAGAGGTGTCAATCAAGCCTACTATGATGAAATCAAACAAGCTCTTTGTAGAGATGTTGGTGCTCTTTGTTCTTCAAAAATAGCTAATACTTCATCTTCTTGTTATGGCAAATCGATTGCAAGGGCAGCAAGGTTTGCAATGATAGCTGAGGAAGTTGGTTTTCTTGACTTGATTTCACTTGTTAAGAAATTCTTGAAAGAAACCATTCAGCCATGGTTAGATGGCACTTTTAGAGAGAATggatttttgtatgaaaagcaACGGGGAGGGCTTATTACTAAAAGCGGTGCTGATAGTTCAGGAGCAGAATGTGGGTTTGGAGTTTACAACCTTCATCATGTTCAACTAGGTAACTTTGTGTATGGAATTGCAGTTCTTGCAAAGATTGATCCGAATT GTAAGAAGTATAGGTCAGAAGCATATTCACTCATGGAAGATTTCATGAACTTGGGAGGAAAAGATTCAAAATCTAAGTATACACGTTTAAGGTGTTTTGATCTGTTCATGTTGCACTCTTGGGATTCAGGGCTAGAGGATAGTGATGTTGGAAGATTTCAATTGATTAGTGGTGAAGCTGTGAATGCATATTATTCAGCAGCGTTGATGGGTTTGGCATATAATGATGCAAATCTTGTTGCTATTGGTTCAACTCTTGCAGCATTGGAAATTCATGCTGCTCAAATGTGGGGCCATTTAAAGAGGGATGATGAAAAGTTTGAGGAGTTTACAAAGGAGAATAGGTTAATGGAG TTAGTTGGGGTTCTATGGTCTAATAAGAGAGACCGTGGATTATGGTTTGCTCCTCCTGCGTGGAAAGAGTTTAGGCTTGGGATTCAGCTTTTGCCATTGGTACCTGTTTCCGAATTCTTATTTTCTAATAAGAGTTTTGTGAAGGTGGTTGTGAAATGGACTATGCCTGCTTTGGATAGAGATGTTGTTGAAGGTGGGTGGAAGCGGTTTTTGTATGCCTTGCAAGGAGTTTATGATAATGAAAGTGCTTTGGAGAAGATTAGAAGCTTGAAGGATTTTGATAATAGCAGAGGTAGTAGTTTTGATGATGATGCAACTGATTTG GCAGTAGCAATTAGTTTCTTCGTCATTGGTATGATTGTTCGTTACAACAGAATTCTTGATTCCTTCCaaattgaaaagaatttgaCCGAGAATGACCTCTACCCGAACCCTGGCCCCGTTAACCATCGGATTCTTCTAGGGAACAACCTCATCCCACAAAATATAGCTAAGAACACAAATAGATCTACAAATATGCTTGAAAACCTTAAGGTCATCGGAGAAGCTGAAGaagcagaaaagaagaaagataaaTTTTCAAGGAACTTTCCGATATTGAGGAAATCATTGAAGAACCGTCAGAAAACCGCCACCTGA
- the LOC110280607 gene encoding protein MAIN-LIKE 1-like, whose amino-acid sequence MGDDPGRLYRLDGVAHIAGVINDEPRRCISSVRRQQGMRLNERYVPYLQMAGLYHLARLNDRWFRLDEPLVSAFVERWRPETHTFHMPFGECTITLQDVAYQLGLPVDGDYVSGCLTDFHLYIEGGRPAWQWFHELLGVLPPENQVQKFAVNCTWFQETFAECPDGADEETVRRFARAYIMMLLGTQLFADKSGNRIHIRWLPYVARLEEMGRYSWASAALAWLYRCMCRVANRHVVKLAGPLQLLQSWIFWRFPTLRPSGYDEISWPLASRWSGYNPGISNKGPRVQMARMKIDLLQPRQFIWMPYSAVDVIQVVHPEVLEPRHTMLWRCRTSLIYFAVVEWHQVDRVLPQFGGVQPIPSPALNIDFLMSKDGRGGDRWFPAQYPEWHLHWQERADHILQFDIVPDPGPSHEFLTWWYQHGKRFLLPEMLLGDPRGVPIPDEATQRGAG is encoded by the exons ATGGGGGACGATCCGGGAAGGCTTTATCGTTTGGATGGAGTAGCTCATATCGCCGGTGTGATCAACGACGAG CCTCGTCGTTGCATATCCAGCGTTAGGCGGCAACAGGGGATGCGTCTTAATGAGAGGTATGTtccgtacttgcagatggccGGACTTTACCATCTTGCGAGACTGAACGACAGATGGTTCCGACTAGACGAGCCCCTAGTCAGCGCATTCGTCGAGAGGTGGCGGCCTGAGACGCACACCTTCCACATGCCCTTCGGAGAGTGCACTATCACGCTTCAGGACGTCGCATACCAGCTGGGGTTGCCAGTCGACGGAGATTACGTTAGTGGGTGCCTTACCGACTTCCACCTTTACATTGAGGGTGGGAGACCTGCTTGGCAGTGGTTCCATGAGTTGCTCGGTGTTTTACCTCCCGAGAACCAGGTGCAGAAATTCGCAGTCAACTGCACCTGGTTTCAGGAGACATTTGCAGAGTGTCCAGACGGGGCAGATGAGGAGACAGTTAGGCGCTTTGCCCGGGCCTACATCATGATGTTATTGGGTACGCAGCTGTTTGCCGACAAGTCCGGCAATCGTATACACATCAGATGGCTACCTTATGTTGCTCGGCTTGAGGAGATGGGTCGCTACAGTTGGGCGTCGGCGGCACTAGCATGGCTGTACAGGTGCATGTGCCGAGTCGCCAACAGACATGTGGTGAAGTTAGCTGGCCCGTTACAGTTATTACAGTCGTGGATCTTCTGGAGGTTTCCCACACTTAGACCATCTGGGTATGATGAGATCAGCTGGCCCCTTGCCTCGAG ATGGTCTGGTTACAATCCTGGGATTAGCAACAAGGGACCTCGGGTACAGATGGCTCGCATGAAGATCGACTTGTTACAGCCTCGGCAG TTCATATGGATGCCCTATAGCGCAGTCGACGTCATCCAGGTTGTCCATCCTGAGGTGTTGGAGCCTCGGCATACGATGTTATGGCGATGCAGGACGTCCCTGATTTATTTTGCGGTTGTCGAGTGGCATCAGGTTGATAGAGTTTTACCTCAGTTTGGCGGCGTTCAGCCCATACCGTCTCCCGCCCTGAACATCGACTTCCTGATGTCGAAGGACGGGAGAGGAGGTGACCGTTGGTTCCCGGCACAGTACCCTGAGTGGCATCTTCACTGGCAGGAGCGTGCTGATCACATTCTGCAGTTTGACATCGTGCCCGACCCCGGACCGTCACATGAGTTCTTGACATGGTGGTATCAGCACGGAAAGAGGTTTTTGTTGCCGGAGATGTTATTAGGGGATCCGAGAGGTGTTCCTATTCCAGATGAGGCGACGCAGAGGGGTGCAGGCTGA
- the LOC107486226 gene encoding uncharacterized protein LOC107486226: MIAGVVGVVGDSWMLEAEHVPVTWHSIRGFNQDSYDEIKQALCRDVGALSSSKIANTSSSCYCRSIARAARFAMIAEEVGFLDLISLVKKFLKETIQPWLDGTFRGNGFLYEKQWGGLITKSVLAKIDPNWGKKYRSEAYSVIEDFMNLGGKDSKSKYTRLRCFDLFMLHSWDSGLEDSDVGRFQLISGEAVNAYYSAALMGLAYNDANLVAIGSIHVSSYLASSLVPRCSLQNKRWFFDFRHSCVWLKGIDAKLNRREKW, translated from the exons ATGATAGCTGGtgttgttggtgttgttggGGATTCATGGATGTTGGAAGCAGAACATGTTCCCGTAACTTGGCACTCTATTAGAGGTTTCAATCAAGACTCCTATGATGAAATCAAACAAGCTCTTTGTAGAGATGTTGGTGCTCTTAGTTCTTCAAAAATAGCTAATACTTCATCTTCCTGTTATTGCAGATCGATTGCAAGGGCAGCAAGGTTTGCAATGATAGCTGAGGAAGTTGGTTTTCTTGACTTGATTTCACTTGTTAAGAAATTCTTGAAAGAAACCATTCAGCCATGGTTAGATGGCACTTTTAGAGGGAATggatttttgtatgaaaagcaATGGGGAGGGCTTATTACTAAAAGCG TTCTTGCAAAGATTGATCCGAATTGGGGTAAGAAGTATAGGTCAGAAGCATATTCAGTCATAGAAGATTTCATGAACTTGGGAGGAAAAGATTCAAAATCTAAGTATACACGTTTAAGGTGTTTTGATCTGTTCATGTTGCACTCTTGGGATTCAGGGCTAGAGGATAGTGATGTTGGAAGATTTCAATTGATTAGTGGTGAAGCTGTGAATGCATATTATTCAGCAGCGTTGATGGGTTTGGCATATAATGATGCAAATCTTGTTGCTATTGGTTCAATTCATGTCTCAAGCTATTTAGCTTCTTCTCTAGTTCCGCGGTGCTCCCTTCAAAATAAACGGTGGTTCTTTGATTTTCGTCACTCATGTGTTTGGTTGAAAGGTATTGATGCCAAATTGAACAGAAGAGAAAAATGGTAg
- the LOC107486517 gene encoding uncharacterized protein LOC107486517 — MALTGERDEPFLFPSMDYQGDPPKFFSSDLLSSPLPTHSFFQNFVEEDGHNSVYIHPYLIKSSASSVSLCYPSRRVHSGSIYQPVRGCPYVTFSVSDQTPLFSITTVHKFSFFTSNSSLTKYALKLDNGQASLLYASLPIKVSNSYETMISFSKKYTSHDHGVSLVVRIALLPNSSSELEDVLDRYSTCYPVSGDALFTKPYCVEYKWEKRGFDNGDLLMLAHPLHLQLLSKDEGNVTILENFRYRSIDGDLVGIVGDSWLLKADHVPVTWYSTRGVKEESFDEIKSALSKDVAGLCSSEITTTSAYYYGKFIAREARLALIAEEIGFLEVVPSVKKFLHETIQPWLDGTFDGNGFLYDAKWGRISIEAYSAGYFLYGIAVLAKIDPAWGMKYKPKSLLTYGKFYEIGKRIKLQIHTS, encoded by the exons ATGGCTCTCACAGGAGAAAGAGATGAACCTTTTCTGTTCCCATCAATGGATTATCAAGGTGACCCTCCCAAATTCTTCTCTTCAGACCTTCTTTCATCGCCTTTACCCACACATTCTTTCTTCCAGAACTTTGTTGAAGAAGATGGCCACAACTCAGTGTACATTCACCCTTACCTCATCAAATCATCAGCTTCCTCTGTTTCTCTCTGCTATCCATCTCGCCGTGTTCATTCTGGTTCCATATACCAG CCTGTTAGGGGATGCCCCTATGTtactttctctgtctctgatcAAACACCATTATTTTCGATAACCACTGTTCACAAATTCTCTTTCTTTACTTCAAATTCTTCACTCACCAAGTATGCCCTCAAGCTTGACAATGGCCAAGCATCGCTTTTGTATGCTTCTTTACCAATCAAGGTTAGTAACAGCTATGAGACTATGATCTCTTTCTCAAAGAAATATACTTCTCATGATCATGGGGTTTCTCTGGTAGTGAGGATAGCATTGTTGCCAAATTCAAGTTCAGAACTTGAGGATGTTCTTGACAGGTACAGCACTTGTTATCCTGTATCTGGTGATGCTTTGTTTACTAAGCCATATTGTGTTGAATATAAGTGGGAAAAGAGAGGGTTTGATAATGGTGATTTGTTAATGTTAGCACAccctcttcatcttcaactTTTATCCAAGGATGAGGGAAATGTTACTATTCTAGAAAATTTTAGGTATAGGAGCATTGATGGGGACCTTGTTGGTATTGTCGGAGATTCATGGTTGCTGAAAGCAGATCATGTTCCTGTGACTTGGTATTCTACTAGAGGTGTCAAAGAAGAATCTTTTGATGAAATCAAATCAGCTCTTTCCAAAGATGTAGCTGGTCTTTGTTCTTCTGAGATAACAACAACTTCAGCTTACTATTATGGGAAATTTATTGCAAGGGAAGCAAGGTTGGCTTTGATAGCGGAGGAGATTGGTTTTCTTGAAGTGGTCCCATCCGTGAAGAAGTTCTTGCATGAAACCATTCAGCCATGGTTGGATGGCACTTTTGATGGCAATGGATTTCTATATGATGCAAAATGGGGAAGGATTAGTATTGAAGCATACAGTGCTGGGTACTTCCTTTATGGAATTGCAGTGCTTGCAAAGATTGATCCAGCTTGGGGAATGAAATATAAGCCTAAAAGCCTACTCACTTATGGcaaattttatgaaattggCAAGAGGATCAAACTCCAAATACACACGTCTTAG
- the LOC107486515 gene encoding probable tRNA (guanine(26)-N(2))-dimethyltransferase 1 isoform X1 → MADLSEFKIVKEGEAEILMHKQNEVFYNKAQVNNRDMSIAVLRTFISKRKEEHEANLPKKAKRAPKVSESDASEPAKEDVPHASPPEDCRDNGECEDGNGMALDEPHKTAEEQVKSSEECNGEGESMSNADGKVQRELKPPRVLEALSASGLRALRYAREVEGIGQVVALDNDQASVDACRRNIKFNGSVACSKVESHLADAPVYMLTHPKEFDVVDLDPCGSPSVFLDSAVQSVADGGMLMCTATDMAVLWGEMGRYGSYPPRGKYCHEMALRILLASIEVITNFHMPPHLSSMNLQ, encoded by the exons ATGGCTGATCTCAGTGAATTCAAGATCGTAAAGGAAGGAGAAGCTGAGATTCTCATGCACAAACAGAATGAAGTTTTCTATAACAAAGCCCAG GTTAATAACAGGGATATGTCAATTGCTGTTTTGAGAACTTTTATATCCAAACGTAAGGAAGAACATGAAGCAAATTTGCCCAAGAAAGCTAAAAGAGCTCCAAAAGTATCTGAAAGTGATGCTTCTGAACCTGCCAAGGAGGATGTCCCTCATGCATCTCCACCTGAAGATTGTAGAGATAATGGCGAATGTGAAGATGGGAATGGAATGGCTCTTGATGAACCGCACAAAACAGCAGAGGAGCAAGTCAAGAGCTCTGAAGAATGCAACGGGGAAGGGGAGTCAATGAGTAATGCAGATGGAAAAGTTCAGAGGGAACTGAAGCCACCAAGAGTTCTAGAG GCATTGTCTGCTTCTGGATTAAGGGCCCTTAGGTATGCTCGTGAAGTGGAAGGAATTGGTCAGGTGGTTGCTCTGGACAACGATCAAG CTTCTGTTGACGCTTGCAGAAGGAACATCAAATTCAATGGTTCAGTAGCGTGTTCAAAAGTTGAGTCTCATCTTGCTGATGCTCCTGTATATATGCTAACCCACCCCAAAGAATTCGACGTG gTTGATCTTGATCCTTGTGGTTCACCTTCCGTGTTCCTGGATTCAGCAGTTCAATCTGTTGCTGATGGAGGTATGCTGATGTGTACGGCAACAGATATGGCAGTGCTCTGGGGGGAAATGGGGAG ATATGGTTCATATCCGCCGAGAGGAAAATATTGCCATGAAATGGCTTTGAGAATCCTTCTCGCTTCCATTGAG GTTATCACCAACTTTCACATGCCACCACATCTTAGCAGCATGAATCTCCAATGA